The genomic interval aaaCCCCAGACGTACATGAGCTTACCGGTAGGACTTGGTGAAGCGTGTGCGGGCAGAGTGGCGACCCCACTTCTTCGgctcgcagcggcggggatCGGCGATGAGCAGGAACTTGTCGTACGCCAGGAACTTGTCCTTCAGCGcggccttctccacctcgtTGTGGTACTTCTGAAAGAACGCAATGAGGCCCTTCGCGATCGCCTGGCGCGCGGCGTACGCCTGCGACACCTGGCCGCCACCGTGCACCGCCACATCGATGCGCAGCCGCGAGTAGTACTTGGATCCCACCACGGTGATGGCCTCCATGATCTTCGCGCGCAGCGTATCGGGCAGgatctgctgcagcggcacaccgtTCACCTTGATGTTGCACTGGGCAGCCTTGGTGACCGTGGCCACGGCGATTGCCGTCTTCTTCTTGCCGAAGGTCTGCACCTGCTTCAGCGCGTAGCTCTTGTCAGCGGGCATGATGGGCTGATGCTTTCACTCTAACCGGGGTGACTGCACGAtggatgcgcacacgcgagaAGGTGTGAGCGAGGGACGAGCAGAGAatgttggcggcggcggtttGTGTAAGTGCGCACCCGCACGGGTAATGGATAcgcaagggggggggggttgcaTAGGCGCATCGGCAACGAAAAGGCGGGGATAGAGCAGAGAGCAAGCgagcaggagagggaggaggcggagaggagacGAGAACAAAGCAATAGGTAAGAAGAACGTccgaggggggggggaagggtgcCTCACCCCAACGAGCACCCCTCTGCACCAGCCCCTTCCCCGACGCGCACATCGAGTCACTGCCGTCAAATCCGAGAAAGAGCGTGGATCCGAGAAGCAGGGTGAGGTCGAGGGCAACGGCGTGTGGCGTAGAAGGCGCAGCGACCCCCACAGAGATGCGAGCTAGAGCAAGTGCCTCGGAAGACCCCGCTACCGCCCGTCTCCCTCCACCTGATGAGGTTGAAGCacctcagcagcagtggcggttTCCTCAACGCCTCGCCCCTCCGTGCGCCTCTCTTCGATACGATTACACCGAAGTGTTTGTACGACGCCTCTACGCACGTATGCCTGCACACATCTAGTGTGTGAGAAACGCAAGACTGTGCACCCGCATGCACCATCCGTCATTAGCCGGCCAACAACTCTGCAGGAAAGAGGACgagaacacacgcacacacgcagagagagagagagtaagAGATAGGTACAACAGCTCGCAAGCGGTGTGgggaaaggagaagaaaggaggggagggagggtcCCCCCCCTCGTGCGTAACAAAACACGCCTTCTGTTTTTCCGTCTtcacagcagcaccgcataCACGCTCACCATGCGCGGCAGTCGATCCCCCGTCGCCCGCCCCGCACCCCGCATCGGCGTCTACCACGGGGCCGACGTCGTTGTTCACTTTGCGCGTTCTTCGCCGCATGCGACACGGTGACCAGCGGACGGGGGCACGCAGAGGAAACGAGGGACAAATGAGAACGAAAtggaggcacacacaccgagagacagagaggtgtgtgcgtgtgggtgggtaggtACGCCATGCTCCGGCTCGCCCATAGCAGTCTCCCCCAAGACACCGTTCAGAGCGCATCGACTCCGCCtgtgctcccccccctctcccttcccgcTCCCTCTACCCACccgtgccccctcccttctctctcccttcaaCGAAACAGGCGAGCCGACATCTCCTTCTGTCGCTCCTGCACcatcctctcctcctccttcgcctgctccaccgccttctgctccgcGGCGTCCAAGTCGGCCTGCAGCTGTACCATGTCCACAGCCCCCTCCGTGATGGTCATCGTCTGCAGATCAACCGCCAGGTCTCTCTTAGCAATGTGCTCGGCGGACGGCGGATCGTCGACAGGGTAGTGCGTCTGCAGAGCCGCCTTCATCTCGATCATCGTCATGGGCCGGAGCAGGTCTCTCAACGGCACTGGCTCGCCCACAACTTCGCccgcgtcgacggcggcctTCACCTCCGTCCACGAGCCCTGCTCACctggtggcgcaggcggctCATGCCACGCCCGCTCCTCGACCTGCGCCTGCAGGAACGAATTGCGGGCAGACTCGGCCACATCGATATCCGCATGCATCAGCGCTGGATGCCCCGCTTCGACAAGCTcctgggcggcgctggcggctgctggcaggggggcacggcggcgcagaatCTTGGGGCCTGCCGCTGTATTCGGCGCCGCGTCACCCGCttgtgtctctgtctctctcgtACACGATAGCTTCTCCGCTGTGTTTGCCGCAGCGTGTTCCGTGCAGTCGTCGCCGGTCTCGTTGTcatcctccctctccgcagCGGTACCCGacacgccgcgcagcgtccgCGCAAGTGTCTTGGAGAAGTCAATGGTGCCTGCCTTCGTCAGACCCGCCACGTTGTCCGTCGCGAGTCCATCCAGCtcgtccagcgcctcctgcagctccttcacaacacgcagcagctcctcctcgtggtCGTGGAAGTTGTGCACCATGTACTGCCAGAACTTCAGTTGCTCGCTGAGCTGCATAATCCGCTTTTCTTGCATGCCCTGCTTGCGATTTGAGTCGGCTGTGACTCGGCGCATGACGAAGTTCGCCTCGCTCTCGGCCCGCTCGAGCAGCAGtcgacgtgcgcacgtggcCTCGAACTCCACCAGCTCCTTCGCGTAGTTCGCGATCTCGTCGTCAGAGAGCCCCTTGGCACGACCGCGCCATCGCGTGCCAATCGCGTTAGGGTTCACAGTGCTCGTCATGAGCTTGAGATTGCGCCACAGTCGGCGGacgatgccgccgccctcgcgcagcgaCTGCACCGTGCCACTGACGAAGCGGGTGCTGGCTGTGAGCTCCGGAAAGCTGCCCTGCAGCATCCCACCGCGGATGCCGGCGCCGAGCGCGACGGCGTAGTCAGCCGGGCACGTGTCCTCCTGCACCACCTTTTTCCCGAAGTACTCCTCGAGCAGGTGGCGGATGGGCGGGTCACGGGTCATGGCGCCGACAAGCAAGATATTGTCGATGTCCGCAGCGGTGTAGCCGGCGTGCTCGAACAGCTTCTCGATGCACTGCAGGCAGCGGACgcgcagcgggcgggtgAAGGTGACGTATTCCTCGTGCGTGAGcgtcgcctccagcggcaCAATGTCGCGCAGCTTGTCGGAAAAGTGGAAGGCGCGGTTGTAGCCGTAGTAGGTCTCGGTGGAGTGGGTGAAGTGTatcttcgccttctccgcctccaggATCAAGTTTCGGAAGGCCGCGACGCCTTGGCCGACGtttccctcctcttcttcaaTCGGCACGCGCCACTTGCTCTCGAACTGCTTGGCGAAGTGCTGGGAGAGAACTGTGTCCCAGTCATTGCCCCCCAGCATGGGGTCCCCGTGCGTGGCGACGAGGTGGAGCATTTGCCGGTAGCAGTCGTGCTCCATGATGGCACAGTCGAGTGTGCCGCCACCCAGGTCAAAGACAAGAGAACGCACGTAGCGCTTGTTGCCGTATGCATCCGCTTCAGGAGTAGAGGACGAGGACacgcccgccaccgcctcggaGTTGCCGCCGCTACTGCTAGTTTGCGCTGCGGAGGCATCGGTAGCGGTGGCAGATGCAAGCGGGCTGACCGCCGCACGTTGCTTCGCGTCCCTCTCCTCACGCTTAAGCTTTTCCAACACCGTGTACGCCAGGCACGCGGCTGACGGCTCGTCAATGATCTCCAGTACGTCAAATCCCGCACAGAGCGCCGCGTCTTCGGTGGCCACCTTCTGTTGCGGTGTGAAGTACGCTGGCACGCTCACCACGGCCTGCTGCACTTCCTCGTCCAAGAACTTCTCGGCTTCGCTCTTCAGATAGCGCAGGAACATGGCAATGATGTGCACAACTGTGTACGTGCGCCCCATGATCTCAACCGCCACCTCGCCCTTCTCGTTCACCGTTAAAATGTTTGTCTTGGACAAGTTCGATTGCACGCGACCAAGCTCGCCAAAGCCGCGGCCGATGAGCCGCTTGCCACTGCAGAGTGTCGCACTGGCGCTCGTGCGAGCACATGCGCGTGCCTCCTCGCCGAACATGCGAATCTGGTGATTCTTGTCGAAGGTGATGGCCGTCGGGTACACCCACGACCCCGTTGGCGACGGGATGATCTTCGGCCGTCTTGTCGCGGCGTCAATGTAGCAAATGCAGCTGTTTGTGGTGCCGAGGTCGATGCCGATCACGCGCCCGCGCCCCCGCTTCTCCCGGGTGTCCTCCTTGACGACATAGTA from Leishmania major strain Friedlin complete genome, chromosome 26 carries:
- a CDS encoding putative 40S ribosomal protein S16; the protein is MPADKSYALKQVQTFGKKKTAIAVATVTKAAQCNIKVNGVPLQQILPDTLRAKIMEAITVVGSKYYSRLRIDVAVHGGGQVSQAYAARQAIAKGLIAFFQKYHNEVEKAALKDKFLAYDKFLLIADPRRCEPKKWGRHSARTRFTKSYR
- a CDS encoding chaperone protein-like protein → MHRHVFRRSTALLQMANPGMGGMPGMPPGMGVPGANSSVGSSPRLPNRPGKTVSYQNAIKMEAERRRKLEEDTRSRYYVVKEDTREKRGRGRVIGIDLGTTNSCICYIDAATRRPKIIPSPTGSWVYPTAITFDKNHQIRMFGEEARACARTSASATLCSGKRLIGRGFGELGRVQSNLSKTNILTVNEKGEVAVEIMGRTYTVVHIIAMFLRYLKSEAEKFLDEEVQQAVVSVPAYFTPQQKVATEDAALCAGFDVLEIIDEPSAACLAYTVLEKLKREERDAKQRAAVSPLASATATDASAAQTSSSGGNSEAVAGVSSSSTPEADAYGNKRYVRSLVFDLGGGTLDCAIMEHDCYRQMLHLVATHGDPMLGGNDWDTVLSQHFAKQFESKWRVPIEEEEGNVGQGVAAFRNLILEAEKAKIHFTHSTETYYGYNRAFHFSDKLRDIVPLEATLTHEEYVTFTRPLRVRCLQCIEKLFEHAGYTAADIDNILLVGAMTRDPPIRHLLEEYFGKKVVQEDTCPADYAVALGAGIRGGMLQGSFPELTASTRFVSGTVQSLREGGGIVRRLWRNLKLMTSTVNPNAIGTRWRGRAKGLSDDEIANYAKELVEFEATCARRLLLERAESEANFVMRRVTADSNRKQGMQEKRIMQLSEQLKFWQYMVHNFHDHEEELLRVVKELQEALDELDGLATDNVAGLTKAGTIDFSKTLARTLRGVSGTAAEREDDNETGDDCTEHAAANTAEKLSCTRETETQAGDAAPNTAAGPKILRRRAPLPAAASAAQELVEAGHPALMHADIDVAESARNSFLQAQVEERAWHEPPAPPGEQGSWTEVKAAVDAGEVVGEPVPLRDLLRPMTMIEMKAALQTHYPVDDPPSAEHIAKRDLAVDLQTMTITEGAVDMVQLQADLDAAEQKAVEQAKEEERMVQERQKEMSARLFR